Genomic window (Nymphaea colorata isolate Beijing-Zhang1983 chromosome 1, ASM883128v2, whole genome shotgun sequence):
atcagagccaggttccctcgtcctccggtgagtggtTTCAGTTTGACGTGATTatccctaatctgccctaagtACTCATTTCTGGCGTGGATATCCCTCATTTCTGTTTCTGCCTTGAATCTTATGTGATTTGCCCTAAATCCATTTGCCCTAATTTCAGTCCGTTTTTGCCCTAATTCTGTTTTCTGCCCTAATTCCGGTCCGTTTTTGCCCTAATTCTGTTTTCTGCCTCACGTTGTCAGCCCTAATCATCTTTATTCAGTCATGGATCAGCCGACgccctctcttctatcctccagttttctctcccaacttatttcccaaaaattgaatcatagtaactatttgacttggaaacgtcaaattgttccatttattaaaagtcatagactctatgggcatatcgatggcactactccagcacctccaaaatatatttaccgtgaagtgaagaagaccgtagtgggagatcaagctatTGGGGCTTCGGCTGAAAGTGAAACTAGCATTGAATATGATACTCTTACGGAAAGTAATCCTGAATATGATGTTTGGCTGGCCCACGACCAGTCACTTGTCGCATATattacttctaccttgtcagaggaggtattaggacgcattgatgatgatttgacAGCCTTAGaattgtggtctacccttgccacaacgtattctcaagtatcggaagcacggtttctgcaattaagaagacaatttcaggatatcaagcgtgggacgcgtacagttttggaatatctgaatgaaatcaaaaacgtaagtgatcaacttgctgccattggacatcctgTCAGCGATAaagacaaagtgcaacaagcttTGAGTGGCCTGGGAACagagtttgatattttttgcacagccttggaggTTTTACCTAtcctcccatcttttgaagatctgaaagcCAAGTTatttcaacacgaagctagtcgtgtccagcgacagaatttgacttctcccaacagccacaatgtattgatcacaggaacacatgcattgcaagggaatcgtACTCGACCTTGgactcctcaggcaggaatgggaagagggattctcccgaCACCACCAAGCATGAATACTACTgttgccacatctagaagggttccaacTTGCTTTTATTGTAATAAGAGGGGACATGtgaaatcagaatgttggcacaatcctcagaatAAGAATAATCAAGTCAGGCGTgaaaacaaggcagcagcagggtccgtttcatcctcatctagctcaaatccaacatcaaatgtttcatcgGAGGTGCAACAACTTCTTATGACAGCCTTATCTAAGCtccacttgaagcaaaatgagcaaggagagtggtatgtggactctggagcagcagcccatgttactggtgacacaggtactttatctagtgttttcccttatttagatcaaggctcagttgtcatgggagatggttcccatcacacaatatcgcacattggaaatgcacaaatatctatgggttcctcttccattccattaaaggatgtccttgttgttccaagtgtcaagaaaaatattatctcagtgtctaAACtgattgatgatactcactccttTGTTGAATTTACAccgtcttctgtttatgtcaaggatgctcgaaccaagaggacgttcgctgagggcactcgcaaaggcgACATGTATgttcttgaagaagctccaaagttgtcaaaatctcacTCTTCAGATCCATCCTTTTCAATTCATAGTGAAATCAATGTCGCagaatataataagccatccatttggcatggtcggttagctcattgtagtcagtcttttgttcgaagtcttgttgcagacgggctcttagataagtccagtctgagttcagtcagtgagtccagcatgtgctcgagttgtcatctctgtaagagccatgcccttccttttcaattaataaataaaagagcttcaaaggtttttgacactatacattccgatgtttgggggcctgctccaattccttcttcttctgggagtagatattatgttatttttattgattcatattcccgatatacttggattcacttcatcaaacacaaatcagaagtctTCTGCCTGTTTACTCAATTTCATGCTTTGGTTCGGAACAAATATTCCAgcaatattgtgcattttcaatgtgatggtggtggtgaatttacttctaatgaatttactgagtatctactagataatgggatcactagacaaacttcatgcccgcatacacctcagcaaaacggaattgctgaaaggaaacataggcatattgttgaaagcgcccttagcatgatgcatgacacagacttacctatgacattgtggaccgaggcttttcaTACAGCTgttcatgttataaatcgactgccattggctttgcttgatggaaaatctccattttttctattacatcaagAACAGCCGTGTTATGAAGATGTACGTGTTtgtggatgtgtgtgctatgtacatgttgatgtttccttacgaaacaaatttcaagatcgtgctgttttgtgcagatttatagggtatgcagaaaattacaagggttataggtgttacaaccctaaaactgggcgtgtacatatttcacggcatgttgttttttatgaaagcaggTTACAGGACTCCAAGGCAACTTCTTtaacactcaaggacaaaaatgaggtttatgatacttggttacatgctgaaatcttaagacaaggggcggAAAAGTTGAATAAACACAAGGAGCAAGCTGTTAATGAACCCGAAACACCTGTCGGTAGCTCCTTGGACAGCGTGCCTCCATTTCCTCAACCCAATGATTCACCTCCATATAATCGATtttcaggcctggtgtattctaggcgatcagttcctacgGCAGAACCTACCGCAGTTCCACGCCAGTCACAACGCGTgagacatcctattgatagatgggtgagctataatactttttctttggattttcagttgtttatgacagaagtcaacaaaaaggtggaaccaaaatcttatcaccatgcgagtaaggaaaaatgttgggttgaagctatgaatgaagaaatggcagccttacatgaatgtcaaacttggcagattgttcctcgtccaaATACTAAGAATGTTGTAGgttctaagtgggtttacaagctgaaatataagccagatg
Coding sequences:
- the LOC126410120 gene encoding uncharacterized protein LOC126410120, translating into MGRGILPTPPSMNTTVATSRRVPTCFYCNKRGHVKSECWHNPQNKNNQVRRENKAAAGSVSSSSSSNPTSNVSSEVQQLLMTALSKLHLKQNEQGEWYVDSGAAAHVTGDTGCSNQEDVR